A single genomic interval of SAR202 cluster bacterium harbors:
- a CDS encoding DUF11 domain-containing protein, whose amino-acid sequence MTESPLNNRKHIGTRRSQRGSALTIALAFMVFAVPVVVAGLTLASTLLLDSRVKLNDFESQYTRLGASILSHHLLTQDAPTSTTTVSSVVLNGTTVTTTIVMNEVPPGSLTVPAPSEAGREFRTEKSVHPTSTAANVDTTFTYTITVTNMSAVSQTLTGMYDNLPSGFDYITGSSSGVTTANPTKSGQEIRWLGLSTSVPSGDTVTQIFQVTARRPAGVYCNEAWVTPGGYEFTTSGLTADVKFGSPSSLECPGKSVRFSKAVSPSVVAAGTEHTFHYSISMQNRGNSTLVMNSIEDLLPAGFTYVTDSAQGLVFSNPTQTSESGRTRLTWTGSFNIPAGGTVTQELDAVATPAAGDHWNEAWGDFSALGYTAYTWPSARVEALTAAVSTTTDGHKTFQCVIWIRAGKVVINSCNMQ is encoded by the coding sequence ATGACCGAATCGCCCTTAAACAACCGAAAGCACATCGGAACACGCAGGTCGCAGCGCGGCTCCGCGCTGACGATTGCACTTGCGTTCATGGTCTTCGCCGTGCCTGTTGTCGTCGCGGGTCTCACCCTGGCCAGCACGCTTCTGCTTGACTCCCGCGTCAAGCTTAACGATTTCGAAAGCCAATACACCCGCCTCGGCGCGAGCATACTCTCTCACCACCTGCTCACCCAGGACGCCCCCACCTCCACCACCACGGTATCCTCGGTAGTGCTCAACGGTACTACCGTTACTACCACTATCGTAATGAATGAGGTCCCTCCGGGCTCGCTGACGGTGCCTGCGCCTTCCGAGGCCGGCCGCGAGTTCAGGACCGAAAAGAGCGTCCATCCCACCAGCACAGCGGCAAACGTCGACACGACCTTTACCTACACGATCACTGTCACGAACATGTCCGCCGTCAGCCAGACGCTGACGGGGATGTACGACAACCTTCCGTCCGGCTTTGACTACATCACGGGGTCGTCTTCCGGTGTGACAACTGCCAACCCTACGAAATCGGGGCAGGAGATCAGGTGGCTGGGGCTAAGCACCAGCGTTCCCTCAGGGGATACGGTAACCCAGATATTCCAGGTGACGGCCAGGAGACCGGCGGGAGTCTACTGCAATGAAGCATGGGTCACGCCGGGCGGATATGAGTTCACTACATCCGGCCTCACGGCGGACGTCAAGTTCGGTAGTCCGTCATCACTCGAGTGCCCGGGCAAGTCCGTCCGGTTCTCCAAAGCGGTGAGTCCCAGCGTAGTAGCGGCGGGGACCGAGCATACCTTCCACTACTCCATCTCAATGCAGAACAGGGGTAACTCAACGCTGGTAATGAACAGCATTGAGGACCTTCTGCCGGCGGGGTTCACATATGTGACCGATTCGGCTCAGGGCCTCGTGTTTTCAAATCCCACCCAGACAAGTGAATCCGGACGTACGCGTCTCACCTGGACCGGTTCTTTCAATATTCCGGCCGGCGGGACCGTGACCCAGGAGTTAGATGCCGTCGCCACTCCTGCTGCCGGCGACCACTGGAACGAGGCATGGGGGGACTTCAGCGCTCTGGGTTACACTGCCTACACGTGGCCGTCCGCCCGCGTGGAGGCACTGACTGCTGCTGTATCGACCACAACCGACGGCCACAAGACGTTCCAGTGCGTTATTTGGATCAGAGCAGGTAAAGTAGTCATCAACAGCTGCAACATGCAGTGA
- the tsaD gene encoding tRNA (adenosine(37)-N6)-threonylcarbamoyltransferase complex transferase subunit TsaD, giving the protein MKILGIETSCDETAVAVVEDGRKIHSNVVASQVEIHAKYGGIVPEVASRQHLLTFVPVVREALEQAQVELRDLDGIAVTNGPGLAGALLIGVNAAKGLALANDIPLIGINHVEGHIYAAWLDGAEPDIDPGFPLMVLITSGGHTDLVLMRGHGDYILVGRTRDDAAGEAFDKAARVLGLGFPGGPAIQRASAKSTTREQPFPRPRIKDSLDFSFSGLKTALLRRAEEKGWYPPFQGRELSEEEVAGVAAAYQEALVDSMVGRTIEAAERHRARGIVLGGGVAANALLRKEMAARSPLKVIVPRPGLCTDNGAMIGGAGWFHLRNGARHEWDMDVIPGLKIG; this is encoded by the coding sequence ATGAAGATACTTGGAATCGAGACGTCGTGCGACGAGACGGCGGTCGCCGTAGTTGAAGACGGGCGGAAAATACACTCTAACGTCGTCGCCTCGCAGGTCGAAATACACGCAAAATACGGCGGCATCGTGCCAGAAGTGGCGTCGCGCCAGCACCTGCTCACCTTTGTGCCGGTGGTCCGCGAGGCACTGGAGCAGGCGCAGGTTGAGCTCCGCGATCTGGACGGCATAGCAGTCACCAACGGCCCCGGGCTCGCCGGCGCGCTGCTGATCGGCGTGAACGCCGCCAAAGGCCTTGCACTGGCGAACGACATCCCGCTTATCGGCATCAATCACGTCGAAGGGCACATCTACGCCGCGTGGCTGGACGGCGCGGAGCCGGACATCGACCCCGGCTTCCCCCTCATGGTGCTGATCACATCGGGCGGACATACGGACCTGGTGCTGATGCGCGGGCACGGCGACTACATCCTCGTCGGCCGAACGCGGGACGACGCGGCGGGCGAGGCGTTCGACAAGGCGGCGCGGGTCCTCGGGCTCGGCTTCCCCGGCGGCCCGGCGATCCAGCGGGCCTCCGCAAAGAGCACTACTCGCGAGCAGCCGTTCCCTCGCCCACGGATCAAGGACTCGCTGGACTTCAGCTTCAGCGGTCTCAAGACGGCGCTATTGCGCCGCGCCGAGGAGAAGGGGTGGTACCCGCCTTTTCAGGGCCGGGAGTTGAGCGAGGAGGAGGTGGCCGGCGTCGCTGCGGCCTACCAGGAGGCGCTTGTGGACTCGATGGTCGGCAGGACTATTGAAGCTGCGGAGAGGCACCGCGCAAGGGGAATCGTGCTGGGCGGCGGTGTGGCCGCGAACGCGCTCCTGCGGAAGGAGATGGCCGCAAGGTCTCCGCTGAAGGTTATCGTCCCGCGGCCAGGACTGTGCACGGACAACGGGGCGATGATCGGCGGGGCAGGGTGGTTCCACCTTCGC